A stretch of Arthrobacter sp. NEB 688 DNA encodes these proteins:
- a CDS encoding hydroxymethylglutaryl-CoA lyase, translating into MSRALPQVEPDPSLPERVTVYEVGPRDGLQNESAVVPAAVKAEFVRRLVAAGLETVETTSFVDPRWVPQLADAEEVLGLLGEGGRGPRRPVLVPNVRGLDRALAAGVGAVAIFGSATETFARKNLNRSLEESVAMFAPVVERARAEGLWVRAYVSMCFGDPWEGPVPVTQVVDACRRLMDLGCDQLSVGDTIGVGTVGHVHRLLEGLDAAGIGPERTGVHFHDTYGQALANTLAALRDGVSVVDASTGGLGGCPYAKSATGNLATEDLVWTLEGAGVATGIDLDALVETSAWMAGVLGRPSPSRVVKALTGG; encoded by the coding sequence GTGAGCCGTGCACTGCCGCAGGTCGAACCGGACCCCTCCCTCCCGGAGCGGGTCACCGTCTACGAGGTCGGGCCGCGGGACGGGCTGCAGAACGAGTCGGCCGTCGTGCCCGCCGCCGTCAAGGCCGAGTTCGTCCGGCGCCTGGTCGCCGCGGGGCTGGAGACCGTCGAGACGACGTCGTTCGTCGACCCGCGCTGGGTGCCGCAGCTCGCCGACGCCGAGGAGGTCCTCGGGCTGCTCGGCGAGGGCGGGCGCGGCCCCCGCCGGCCGGTGCTCGTCCCCAACGTCCGCGGCCTGGACCGGGCGCTCGCCGCCGGTGTCGGTGCCGTCGCGATCTTCGGCAGCGCGACCGAGACCTTCGCCCGCAAGAACCTCAACCGCTCGCTCGAGGAGTCGGTCGCGATGTTCGCACCGGTCGTCGAGCGGGCGCGGGCCGAGGGGCTGTGGGTGCGCGCCTACGTGTCGATGTGCTTCGGGGACCCGTGGGAGGGGCCGGTGCCGGTGACCCAGGTCGTCGACGCCTGCCGACGGCTCATGGACCTCGGCTGCGACCAGCTGTCCGTCGGCGACACCATCGGTGTCGGCACGGTCGGGCACGTCCACCGGCTGCTCGAGGGGCTCGACGCGGCCGGCATCGGGCCGGAGCGCACCGGCGTGCACTTCCACGACACCTACGGCCAGGCCCTCGCCAACACCCTCGCCGCCCTGCGCGACGGCGTGAGCGTCGTCGACGCCTCGACCGGCGGCCTCGGCGGGTGCCCCTACGCGAAGTCGGCGACCGGCAACCTCGCGACCGAGGACCTGGTGTGGACCCTCGAGGGCGCCGGCGTCGCGACGGGAATCGACCTCGACGCCCTCGTCGAGACCTCCGCCTGGATGGCGGGGGTGCTCGGTCGGCCCTCGCCCTCGCGGGTGGTCAAGGCGCTGACCGGCGGCTGA